One window from the genome of Calderihabitans maritimus encodes:
- the secD gene encoding protein translocase subunit SecD gives MNWGKFFQVTLIIVAVIAVAVASYTPIKNNLNLGLDLQGGVHVRLQALDTPENPVEDADMVQLKAVMRQRVDELGLSEPVIQREGRDRLIIEIAGVDNPEEAVKVIGKTAFLEFKTADGETILTGKDLKDAKAVTDPNTNEPEIALEFKAEGTKKFAEVTARLSQQYPENDPRRRIGIYLDGELLTNPEVREPIPSGKAVITGNRSFDEAAKIAALLRGGALPVKVEIIEKRTVGPTLGKDSLEKSKAAGLYGIAAIMLFMLLYYRIPGLVADFSLILYGIIVMGVMVLLKAVLTLPGIAGLILSVGMAVDANIIIFERIKEELRNGKTLRASIESGFRRAFWTIFDANVTTLIAAVILYHFGSGPIRGFAVTLSLGILASMFTAITFTRFMLRNIAETNLVRHKWLYGA, from the coding sequence ATGAACTGGGGAAAGTTTTTCCAGGTTACTCTAATCATAGTGGCTGTTATAGCAGTGGCAGTAGCCAGTTATACTCCTATAAAAAATAACTTAAATTTAGGTTTGGACCTGCAGGGCGGCGTTCATGTTCGGCTGCAGGCGCTAGATACTCCTGAGAATCCGGTGGAAGACGCCGACATGGTCCAGTTGAAGGCTGTTATGCGGCAGAGAGTTGACGAACTGGGCCTCAGCGAACCGGTTATCCAGCGGGAAGGAAGAGACCGACTGATAATAGAAATTGCCGGAGTAGATAATCCCGAAGAAGCGGTGAAGGTCATAGGCAAGACAGCATTTCTGGAATTTAAGACGGCGGACGGAGAAACAATTCTGACCGGGAAGGACTTGAAAGATGCTAAAGCTGTTACTGACCCTAATACCAACGAGCCGGAAATTGCTCTGGAATTTAAGGCCGAAGGAACAAAGAAGTTTGCAGAAGTAACTGCTCGATTGTCTCAACAATACCCGGAAAATGATCCCCGCCGGCGGATAGGAATTTACCTGGACGGAGAGTTGTTGACTAACCCGGAAGTAAGGGAGCCCATTCCGTCCGGAAAAGCAGTTATCACCGGAAATAGATCTTTTGACGAGGCGGCAAAAATTGCTGCTCTATTAAGAGGGGGAGCCCTGCCGGTCAAGGTGGAGATTATAGAGAAAAGAACGGTAGGCCCCACCTTGGGGAAGGATTCTTTAGAGAAAAGTAAAGCGGCCGGACTTTACGGCATAGCCGCCATTATGTTATTTATGTTACTGTACTACCGTATCCCGGGACTGGTGGCTGACTTTTCTTTAATACTGTACGGAATCATCGTAATGGGAGTTATGGTTCTTCTGAAGGCCGTACTAACTCTGCCTGGAATAGCAGGATTAATTCTTTCGGTGGGAATGGCTGTAGACGCCAACATCATTATTTTCGAACGAATTAAGGAAGAGTTGAGGAACGGTAAGACCTTGCGAGCTTCTATCGAGTCCGGTTTCCGAAGGGCCTTCTGGACTATTTTTGATGCTAACGTCACCACCTTAATTGCGGCAGTCATCCTGTACCACTTTGGCAGCGGTCCTATAAGAGGGTTTGCCGTAACCTTGAGTTTAGGTATTCTGGCCAGCATGTTTACGGCTATTACTTTTACCCGTTTTATGCTGCGCAATATTGCTGAAACCAATCTGGTCCGTCATAAGTGGCTATATGGGGCTTAA